Proteins encoded together in one Impatiens glandulifera chromosome 1, dImpGla2.1, whole genome shotgun sequence window:
- the LOC124919788 gene encoding phosphoinositide phospholipase C 2-like, translating to MASSKQSYRVFCCFRRRFIVAAAEAPADIKALFNQYSENGVMTVGHLHRFLIEVQKEENATEVKAQAIIDGLHTIKHLNLFHKGGIHLDAFFKYLFGDENLPLTPLGIHHDMTAPLSHYFIFTGHNSYLTGNQLSSDCSDIPIIKALQKGVKVIELDIWPNNAKDDIEVLHGRTLTTPVPLIKCLRSIKEFAFFASEYPVVITLEDHLTPDLQAKAAEMISQTFGDILFAPGPECLKDFPSPESLKGRVMISTKPPKEYLQAKVVKEKVDNNSQKPATNETWGREVSGLNSGIVGDNKDDLQDEDENGDEEEEEEEDDDNETKSKHILAPEYKRLIAIHAGKGKGGLSDWLKVYLDKVKRLSLSEQELRKAVITHGKEIVRFTQRNLLRVYPKGIRFDSSNYNPLIAWMHGAQMVAFNMQGYGRSLWIMHGMFKANGGCGYVKKPEFLLNANSNHEIFDPKVQLPVKTTLKVSVYMGEGWYFDFKHTHFDAYSPPDFYARVGIAGVPGDTVMKKTKTIEDSWVPVWDEHFEFALTVPELALLRIEVHEYDMSEKDDFGGQTVLPISELRSGLRAIPLHDQKGEKYKSVKLLMRFEFV from the exons ATGGCGTCGTCAAAACAATCATACAGAGTCTTCTGCTGTTTCCGTCGCCGATTTATCGTCGCAGCGGCAGAAGCTCCGGCAGATATAAAGGCTTTGTTCAATCAGTACTCAGAAAATGGAGTTATGACTGTCGGTCATCTTCACAGGTTCTTAATTGAGGTTCAGAAAGAAGAAAACGCTACAGAAGTGAAAGCGCAAGCTATAATTGATGGTCTACACACGATCAAACATCTCAATCTTTTTCATAAAGGAGGgattcatcttgatgctttcttTAAATACTTATTTGGGGATGAAAATCTTCCTCTAACTCCTCTTGGG ATTCATCATGATATGACTGCTCCATTgtctcattattttatatttactggGCATAATTCATACCTAACTGGGAATCAGCTGAGTAGTGATTGTAGTGATATTCCAATTATTAAAGCACTTCAAAAAGGGGTGAAAGTTATTGAATTGGATATATGGCCTAACAATGCAAAGGATGATATTGAAGTTCTTCATGGAAG GACACTTACCACGCCGGTTCCATTAATCAAATGTTTGAGATCCATTAAAGAATTTGCCTTCTTTGCTTCGGAATATCCTGTTGTGATAACATTAGAAGATCACCTTACTCCTGATCTTCAAGCTAAAGCTGCCGAG ATGATCAGTCAAACTTTTGGAGACATCCTGTTTGCTCCTGGTCCAGAATGCTTAAAGGACTTCCCTTCACCAGAATCACTGAAAGGGCGAGTCATGATATCAACCAAACCTCCAAAAGAATACCTTCAGGCTAAAGTGGTTAAGGAGAAAGTGGATAACAACTCACAGAAACCAGCCACTAATGAGACATGGGGAAGGGAAGTTTCGGGTCTAAACTCTGGTATAGTTGGAGATAATAAG GATGATTTGCAAGACGAGGACGAGAACGGagatgaagaggaagaagaagaagaggatgatgatAATGAAACCAAGTCTAAACATATTCTAGCACCTGAGTACAAGCGCTTGATTGCTATTCATGCTGGTAAAGGTAAAGGTGGATTAAGTGATTGGCTCAAAGTATACCTTGATAAAGTTAAACGCCTTAGCTTAAGCGAACAAGAGCTCAGAAAGGCTGTAATAACTCATGGAAAAGAGATTGTCAG GTTTACGCAGCGGAATCTGTTGAGAGTGTATCCAAAAGGCATACGGTTCGACTCATCCAACTATAATCCTCTGATTGCATGGATGCATGGAGCACAAATGGTTGCATTTAATATGCAG GGATATGGACGATCCTTGTGGATAATGCACGGAATGTTCAAAGCCAATGGTGGTTGTGGATATGTAAAGAAACCAGAGTTTCTGTTGAATGCAAATTCGAACCACGAGATCTTTGATCCCAAAGTTCAACTGCCAGTCAAAACAACCTTAAAG GTGTCTGTTTACATGGGCGAAGGATGGTATTTTGATTTTAAGCACACCCATTTTGATGCTTATTCACCGCCAGATTTTTATGCAAGG GTAGGAATTGCAGGGGTGCCTGGTGACACAGTGATGAAGAAGACTAAAACTATAGAAGACAGTTGGGTACCTGTTTGGGACGAGCATTTTGAATTTGCATTAACTGTTCCAGAACTAGCTTTGCTTCGGATTGAAGTTCACGAGTATGATATGTCGGAAAAGGATGATTTTGGTGGCCAAACAGTTCTTCCCATATCGGAGCTGAGAAGTGGTTTACGAGCTATTCCCCTTCATGACCAAAAGGGGGAGAAATATAAATCTGTAAAGCTTCTTATGAGGtttgaatttgtttaa